Proteins encoded by one window of Panicum virgatum strain AP13 chromosome 7N, P.virgatum_v5, whole genome shotgun sequence:
- the LOC120682966 gene encoding defensin-like protein CAL1: MVASMASRRAAAPVLFFFLLLLVASEMGPARVAEARHCVSQSHKFVGACMRKSNCQHVCQTEGFPSGECRHHGGILRKCFCTKSC, from the exons ATGGTGGCGTCGATGGCCTcccgccgcgcggccgcgcccgtgctcttcttcttcctgctgCTCCTCGTCGCCTCAG AGATGGGGCCGGCGCgggtggcggaggcgcggcaCTGCGTGTCACAGAGCCACAAGTTCGTGGGCGCCTGCATGAGGAAGAGCAACTGCCAGCACGTGTGCCAGACGGAGGGCTTCCCCTCCGGCGAGTGCAGGCACCACGGCGGCATCCTGCGCAAGTGCTTCTGCACCAAGTCCTGCTag